The window ATTCGATTGCTTCGGCTTGAACAACATGAGCGCCGTCGTCGATCGAATCTCCCTGAGCGCCATGTCGGAAGCCGACATCGACGCGTACTTCCGCGTGTTACTGGCTGCCCTCAGGGCAAGCGAGTTGGAAACGCGAATCGATATTCCCAGCGCCCAGCAATATGAAGATGCCGACGAAAGCCTAAGGCGCTCGCTGCTTGAGCAACTCGGATACCTTCCAGCGAATATCGCACGCTACGTGGCCTATTCTCAAAACCCGAGTGCCGCGGCACCGGTCGATGCATGTTGGGGAATTCGGGTGACCATGCACGCGATCCTTGCACTGCCCGACCCTGAACGGGACATCGTATTGCGGCGGACGGTTCGGTCCCAGCGTGAGGCGCATTGAGCAGGCTGGCCGTTAGTCGATGTTTTCAGGGTGCGCTTCGCTAAATGACAACCGGATGAGTTGATTCCCCGACTCAAAGCGACTGATGGCTTCAGTCCTGTTGCAACACGTTTCGATATCTCGCAGTCCGTGAGTTCGCTCCGATGTTTGCACGTTCAATTCCTTGAATTCATTAAGGAGTTCGCATACTGTGAGCGAGTCGGCATTCGACGTTCTTGTATTGTTTTTTTCATTGCGCGGTGCGCGGGGAAAGATGAAACTGGCGCACACGAAGTTGATAACAGGCAAGAAGAGATTGAGAGGCGATCATGAAGTATTTGAAAGGAGCGGTTGCGTTGCTGGCGATCGTCCTCGCCATGAATGGGGTGGCGCAGGTTGCAGCACAGCCGGATCAAGGGACTGCTCAGCCTGAGCACAACGATGCGATCGTAAAGATGCGAATGGAAATCGCTGCAGCCAATAAGAAGTACAACCAGAAGGTCGCGGCGGCGAAGAAAGTGTTCGATCACAAGAAGGCAGAGGCTGCCAAGGAGCGTGATGCCGCGGTTGCGGCCGCGCACAAGGCCGCGACGCAATGATCGCTTTGTGGGTCCGCCCGAGGGATCTTTCTCTACCAGAATTTGGAGATCAGGCGACTGCGATTTCGTGGCGCCTCATTTGTACGAGAACGGGCAGAGAGGCGATCGTGTCAACATCTTCAGGTCCAGTTCGACACACGGCCAGCCTATGCCATTAGGAGCGCCTCATATTCCTCGCGGAACTGGTCAACCGAACTTTCCACTACTGTCACCGCACCATCGATGAGACCGCAGCGGCCGCTGCCGGGAAGGATCTTGCATAAGTTATCCAGCGCCTCGAGATCGGCGCGTACGCCCCGACCAGTGTCGATCCGGTTGAGCAGTCGCATCAACTGAAAGGTTCCGCCTTTGCAGGGTGGACATTGTCCGCAAGAACCCTGTGCGAAAAAGCCGACGTACTCGGCGACCTTGCGTACGATGCTGCTGCCTTCGGAAACGACGATCATTGCGCCCGTGCCCAGGCGCGACCGACGCTGGCGGACCGAGTCGAAGTCCAACGCTACGTCCAGGTCGCGCCTGGTCAGCAACGTGTTGGACGGACCACCCGTGAAGACCGCCTTGAACTCCTTGCCTTGCAGCATTCCGCCACCATGCTGAAAGACGAGTTCTTCCAGGCTCGTACCCATTGGCAATTCGTACAGCCCTGGGTGCAGGACGTCGCCCGAGAGCGAATAGAGCTTGGTGCCGGCCGCGCCCCCCTTACCGAGGCCTCGGTACCACTGCGCGCCGTACCGAAGAATCCCCGGCACGTGTGCCAGTGTCTCGGTGTTGTTCACGATGGTAGGCGAGCCATGCACGCCATGTTCCGCCGGAAAGGGCGGCTTGCGCCTCGGAAAGGGAAATCCGCCTTCGACGCTTGCGATCGCAGCGGTTTCCTCGCCGCCGATATACAGGCCTGAACTGGGCACTACGCAAAGCGAAACCGGGCCACCGATCTGCTGCTCAATCGCGCAAAAGAGCGGATGCGCCTGCCACTGCTTTACCGCCTGACGAGTGACCATGAGGGGCACGGCCTGGTGCGGATTGATATAAAGCACGACGTGGTTCGCGCGGGTTGCCACCGCCCCAATGAGCGCGCCTTCGATGACCTGATGCGGCGTGTGCTCGAGAAGATAGCGATCCTTGAAGGTGCCAGGCTCGTCCTCGTTGCCGTTACAAATGATGTACTTGTCGCCATCCGGAGCGGCGGCGACCGGCGTCCATTTGCGATGTGTCGCAAACCCGGCGCCCCCCATCCCGCGCAGGTCGGCTTGTTCGATCTCGGCGATGATCGACTCAGGATTTTCCAGCGCCTTGGAGAGTCCGATTCCGCCGCTGCGCGCGAGCCACGCGTCGAGATCGGCGCCCACGCGTATATCGTCCCTTAAGAGAACCTGATTCAGCTTTTCCATCATCGCGCTCCGTGAATTGCCTCAGCGGATGCCGCCGACCGCGCCGCTGCTCACGCTCGCGCGCAAGCCCGCATCGACTTGCAGATCGAAGTGCGCGTAGCTGGGAAAGAGCGATGGAGCTTTGACGTTCAGGGGCAAGCCTGCCAGCGTCAGTTCCCGCTGCCATGCGTGTACGTGGCCGATCCCCGCACGGCTTGCGATGGCGTCGCCCGATTCTGCGGCCTTTGCGGCGGCACGGCGTCCCATACTCAAAATGTCCAGCAGCGCGTTGCCCATCAGGCGATTGCGTCCGTGTATGCCTCCTGTAACTTCTCCGACGCAATAGAGGCCGGGCACACTCGTGGCGCCGTCTTTGTCGATCGCCACACCACCGTTCTGATAGTGGAGGGTCGGATAGACCAGGAAGGGCTCCTGCGCCGCATCGTGACTGCACTTGTGCGCGAGGTGACGCAACGTAACGAGGCGCTTTTCAAGGATGCCCGGATTTTCCAGTTCAAGAGTCGGCGTGTCGAGGAATACGCCCATCTGGCCATCACGTTCGATTCCGCGACCTTGCGCGCATTCACGCAGGATCGCGGAGGCCACGATATCGCGCGGCTTCAACTCATCCACGAAGCGCTCGCCTTCGCCGTTGATCAGCTTGGCTCCCGCGGAGCGCGCGGCTTCTGAGATCAGTCCGCCCGCCAAATGAGGCGGGTACGCGATGCCGGTCGGGTGATACTGGAACGAATCGAGCTCGCGCAGGCGTGCTCCGATCCGATAGGCGAGCACGAGCCCGTCCGCGGTAGCGCCGTAATGGTTCGATGTCGGGAAAGCATTGAGGTGAAGCCTCCCGGCGCCACCCGTGGCGAGGACCACGGCTCGCGCGCGCACGAGTACGAAGGTGCGCCACTCGAGGTTGTAGACGACGGCCCCGGCACAACATCCACGCTCGTCTGACAGCAGTTCGACCACCGGGCAGCGATTCCAAACTTCGACGCCCGAATCGAGCTCTACGGCCTCGCGGAGCACGCGCATCATCTCCAGACCCGTGTAGTCCCGATAGGAAAGGATGCGCGCTGCCGATGCGCCGCCGGGCTTCTTGCGCAGGAGGTCGCCGCCGATAGGCCGATCCTCCTCCTGATCGAACATCATGCCGAGCCGGATGAGCCATCGGATCACATCCGGGCCGTCCATCACCATTTGCGCGACAAGTTCGGGCTCTGCGCAGAAGTGCCCGGCGCGTAATGTGTCCTCGAAATGCAGTTGCGGGCTGTCGTCTTCCCCGATGGCGGCCTGGATTCCGCCTTCTGCCATCACGGTGTTGCTGTCGCCCAGGCGCAGCTTGGTGGCGAGGATCACGCGCGCGCCGTTTCTGGCCGACGTGAGCGCGGCCGCACATCCTCCGCCACCGCCGCCGATGACCAGCACGTCGGTGCTTACGAGCTGCGCGCCAGCAATATCGACGTCGTCGATCAGCGCGTTCGCCTGGAGATAGCGCGCAAGATCGGGCTGACACGGTGCGCCGCGGTTCACCCCGACACTCAGGGCGACGCGGGCATTGGGCCCGTGGTCAGGATGATGGGCCGCGAGGAGTTCATCAACGGACATGTCATCGCGCCGTTGCGTGAGCATGCGACCGGGCTGGTAGCGTCGGCGCGCGTCGTCGTAAGGGATGCCAGCGTGCATGATCTATTGACTGGGTCCGCTCGGCGGGTGCGCGCCGGGCGCATTGAAGTCGATCGTCATTTCACCGCTTTCGATCTGTTGCAGGCGCCGCATTAGATTGGCCGGCCGCAGCGCCGCCGCCGCGGTCATGCGTCGCACGAAAAGCCCGAGATGATTCGGCCGGATGAGTTCGGGACAAGCGAGCGTGCAGAGGTTGCACATGACGCATTCGTCGAAGACCTGTGCCGATGGGGCGAGCTTGCCCTCCACGGCGAGGTTCACCCCACGTTGAACGTCGAGGCCCTTCGGGCAGGCGCGATCGCAGCCGCCGCAGTGACGGCAATGGGACGCCTCAGGGAAAATTTGGGAGACCGCGCGCAACATCTGCCAACTGTCGCCGAGGTTCTCCATGCGATACGTGTGACGCGTCGAGATGGTGAAGTAATCGAGAAAGGCGACCTGCATGCCAGTCTCGATCAGGGTCTCGCAAGCAAGCGCCGTCTTCACCTCCTGCTCGCCGCACCTTCTGACGATGACACGGCACGAGCCGCACACTCCCTGACCCATACAGCCAACACCTTCGACAAGCGTCGCTCCCGCATGCACGAAGGCCTGCAGAATCGAGCAGTTTTCAGGGGCATCGACCTCGCGCCCTTCGATGCTCAGGCTGACCATTTTTTTGCACTCCGCCCTTGCGCCATGCTGGAACCACGGTGGCGAACCCACGGAAAACGACATATAAACCATAGCACACGAGTGATGTTTTCCAAGCGGAGGACGTTATGCCTGCCTTCTGGAAAGCCCTTGCACCCCTGATCGTCGCGATCGTGATCGCGATCATTCCCGCGCCCGGGGGACTGGATCAACATGCGTGGTACTACTTTGCCATCTTCGCCGGTGTGATCATCGGACTGATGCTGGAGCCTATCCCGGGCGCGGCCATCGGCCTCGTTGCAGTGACCGTCGTTGCCGTATTCTCCGAATGGGTATTCTTCAGCCCCGAGCAACTCGCCAAACCAGGCTTCAATGTGGCGAATGCGAGTCTGAGCTGGGCACTTTCTGGCTTTTCCAACGGCACGGTATGGTTGATCTTCGGTGCCTTTATGTTCGCCCTCGGCTATGAAAAGACAGGCCTCGGCCGGCGCATCGCGCTCATGCTCGTGCGGGCGATGGGTCGCAAGACGCTCACTCTGGGCTACGCGGTCATGGTGGCCGATGCCGTACTCGCTCCTTTCACACCGTCCAACACGGCGCGCAGTGGCGGGACGATTTTCCCCGTCATCCGCAATTTGCCGCCTCTTTACGACTCGAAGCCGAACGATCCATCGGCGCGCCGGATTGGCTCCTACATCATGTGGACGGCGATCGCCACCACCTGCGTGACAAGCTCGATGTTTCTCACGGCACTCGCACCAAATCTACTTGCTGCCGAGCTCATCAGAAAGACAGTGCACGTCGATCTGAGCTGGATGCAGTGGTTCATGGCCGTGGCGCCAGCGGGCATCGTGCTGTTGCTGGCTGTACCGCTCCTTGCCTACTTCCTCTATCCCCCGGAAGTCAAGCAGGGCAGCGAAGTCCCTGTCTGGGCGGCGAAAGAGCTGAAGGAGATGGGGCCGCTTACCCGACGCGAACTGATGCTCGGGGTTCTCGTGCTTATTGCGCTTGCACTCTGGATCTTCGGGGACGAGTACGTCAACGCCACGACTGCGGCACTCATAGTGATCGCTTTCATGCTGGTCGCCAAGGTAGTGACCTGGGACGACATGTTATCGAACAAGCAGGCGTGGAACACGCTCGCGTGGTTCGCGACGCTGGTCACGCTGGCCGACGGCCTCAGCAAGACAGGGTTCGTGAAGTGGTTCGCAGGCGCGATGTCGGCCCACATGAACGGCGTTCCGCCAACGATGGCAGCAGTGGTTCTCGTGCTGATCTTCTTTTTCACGCACTACATGTTTGCCAGCATCACCGCCCATACGACGGCAATGCTCCCTGTAATGCTGACCGTGGGATCGACGATACCCGGCATGCCGATGGAGGCGTTTGCGCTAATGTTGGCACTCACGCTCGGCATCATGGGGATTCTGACGCCATACGGCACCGGGCCGAGCCCCGTCTACTTTGGCAGCGGCTATCTGCCCGCCGGTGACTTCTGGCGACTGGGTGCGATCTTTGGAATCATCTACATTGTCGTGTTTCTAGCGATTTGCGTCCCTCTCCTGCTTTGACACGTCGTAGTGCCGAGAGCACAAGTCCCTGAGGTCGGTTGCGGACGGCTAGCCGGATTTCTGCTGTTCGGTTTAAGCTTCGTCGCCAGTGGTACTCGGTGTCCAGACGTAGGACGCTTCCTATATCGCCGATTGCATCGCAGCGGCCAGATTGGGTGCCTCCAGCCCCACGATCAGATCCACCTCACCGTTGGCTAGCGTCTGCGTCGCCGGCACGCCCGCTGCCTTCAACGCATTGCCGTCGAGCCGCGACGCATCGCCGAGCGCAACGCGCAAGCGCGTGGCCGCCAGCGGTTCCATCTTCACGATGTTGGCCGCGCCGCCCAGCGCCGTGCGAATCTTCTCCGCGCGCGCCTTCTGCTGCGCCGTGTCCTGCGCGGGTGCCGCAGCCAGCGCGCTTACGGCGTCCGAAGCCGTAGCGGCGGTCGCGCCCGCCACCGGCAAGTCGGCGTCGCTGCCCGCCTTCTTCAGGTATTCCTGCATGTCGGTCTTCATGTTCTCCGACAGCGGCCCGAAGATCGCCTGTACGCCGTTGCCCACGCGCAGCACACCCGCCGCGCCGAGTGCCTTCAGCCTGGCGTCATTGACAAGCGATGGATCTTTCACAGAGATGCGCAGTCGTGTGATGCAGGCGTCCAGGCTCGTGATGTTCGACCGCCCGCCGAACGCGAGCACCAGATCGCGCGAGCGTCCACCCATTTCGGCGGTGCTCGCCGGGGCGGCGTCGACGGTATCGTCCTCACGCCCCGGCGTCTTCAGATCGAACCGGCTGATCACGAAGCGGAAAACGACGTAGTAGATCGCCGCGTAGATCGGCCCGAGGATGAACACGTACCACGCGTGCGTCGCCTTGTTGCCGATCAGGTTGAACATCAAAAAGTCGATCGCGCCTTGCGAGAACGTGAACCCCATGTGCATGTTCAGCGTATTGGCGACGAACTGCGCCGACGCCGCAAGACACGCGTGAATGAAATACAGCACCGGCGCGACGAACAGGAACGCAAACTCGATCGGCTCCGTGATGCCCGTTAGGAACGACGTCAGCGCCGCCGACACCATCATGCCGCCGACCGCGACCTTCTTCTCAGGCTTCGCGCAATGCCAGATCGCGATGGCCGCAGCAGGCAGACCGAACATCTTGAAGAAGAAGGCGCCCGCGAAAATCCCCGCGGTGGGATCGCCGGCGAAGAAGCGAGTGATGTCGCCATGAACCACCTTGCCGGTCGTCGGATCGAGGAAGCTGCCCGCTTCGAAAAAGAATGGCACGTTCCAGATGTGATGCAAGCCGAACGGAATCAGCAGACGCTCGACGAAACCATAGATGGTCGCCGCCGTGCGTGGGTCGGAGACCGCCGCCCAGTGCGAGAATGCCCTGATCGCGCCGCCGATCGGCGGCCATATGACGGACAGAATCGCCCCGAGCACGATCGAGCCGATGGCCGTGACGATTGGCACGAAGCGCTTGCCCGCGAAGAAGCCGAGATAGGCCGGCAGCGCGATCTTGTAGTAGCGGTTGAACATCCAGGCCGCGAGCCCGCCCGCGAGAATGCCGCCGAACACGCCGGTCTGGATCGACGGAATGCCCATGATCAGCGACGTCTCGACGCCTTCGACCTTCGCGATCACGCCGAGCGTCGCCGTCATCACGAGATAGCCGATGGTCGCGGCGATGCCGGACACGCCGTCGTTCTCCGTGAAGCCGAGCGCGACGCCGATCGCGAAGATCAACGGCAGGTTGCCGAAGATCACGTCGCCCGCGT is drawn from Caballeronia sp. NK8 and contains these coding sequences:
- a CDS encoding NADH-quinone oxidoreductase subunit F produces the protein MEKLNQVLLRDDIRVGADLDAWLARSGGIGLSKALENPESIIAEIEQADLRGMGGAGFATHRKWTPVAAAPDGDKYIICNGNEDEPGTFKDRYLLEHTPHQVIEGALIGAVATRANHVVLYINPHQAVPLMVTRQAVKQWQAHPLFCAIEQQIGGPVSLCVVPSSGLYIGGEETAAIASVEGGFPFPRRKPPFPAEHGVHGSPTIVNNTETLAHVPGILRYGAQWYRGLGKGGAAGTKLYSLSGDVLHPGLYELPMGTSLEELVFQHGGGMLQGKEFKAVFTGGPSNTLLTRRDLDVALDFDSVRQRRSRLGTGAMIVVSEGSSIVRKVAEYVGFFAQGSCGQCPPCKGGTFQLMRLLNRIDTGRGVRADLEALDNLCKILPGSGRCGLIDGAVTVVESSVDQFREEYEALLMA
- a CDS encoding FAD-binding protein, with the protein product MHAGIPYDDARRRYQPGRMLTQRRDDMSVDELLAAHHPDHGPNARVALSVGVNRGAPCQPDLARYLQANALIDDVDIAGAQLVSTDVLVIGGGGGGCAAALTSARNGARVILATKLRLGDSNTVMAEGGIQAAIGEDDSPQLHFEDTLRAGHFCAEPELVAQMVMDGPDVIRWLIRLGMMFDQEEDRPIGGDLLRKKPGGASAARILSYRDYTGLEMMRVLREAVELDSGVEVWNRCPVVELLSDERGCCAGAVVYNLEWRTFVLVRARAVVLATGGAGRLHLNAFPTSNHYGATADGLVLAYRIGARLRELDSFQYHPTGIAYPPHLAGGLISEAARSAGAKLINGEGERFVDELKPRDIVASAILRECAQGRGIERDGQMGVFLDTPTLELENPGILEKRLVTLRHLAHKCSHDAAQEPFLVYPTLHYQNGGVAIDKDGATSVPGLYCVGEVTGGIHGRNRLMGNALLDILSMGRRAAAKAAESGDAIASRAGIGHVHAWQRELTLAGLPLNVKAPSLFPSYAHFDLQVDAGLRASVSSGAVGGIR
- a CDS encoding 2Fe-2S iron-sulfur cluster-binding protein produces the protein MVSLSIEGREVDAPENCSILQAFVHAGATLVEGVGCMGQGVCGSCRVIVRRCGEQEVKTALACETLIETGMQVAFLDYFTISTRHTYRMENLGDSWQMLRAVSQIFPEASHCRHCGGCDRACPKGLDVQRGVNLAVEGKLAPSAQVFDECVMCNLCTLACPELIRPNHLGLFVRRMTAAAALRPANLMRRLQQIESGEMTIDFNAPGAHPPSGPSQ
- a CDS encoding anion permease — protein: MPAFWKALAPLIVAIVIAIIPAPGGLDQHAWYYFAIFAGVIIGLMLEPIPGAAIGLVAVTVVAVFSEWVFFSPEQLAKPGFNVANASLSWALSGFSNGTVWLIFGAFMFALGYEKTGLGRRIALMLVRAMGRKTLTLGYAVMVADAVLAPFTPSNTARSGGTIFPVIRNLPPLYDSKPNDPSARRIGSYIMWTAIATTCVTSSMFLTALAPNLLAAELIRKTVHVDLSWMQWFMAVAPAGIVLLLAVPLLAYFLYPPEVKQGSEVPVWAAKELKEMGPLTRRELMLGVLVLIALALWIFGDEYVNATTAALIVIAFMLVAKVVTWDDMLSNKQAWNTLAWFATLVTLADGLSKTGFVKWFAGAMSAHMNGVPPTMAAVVLVLIFFFTHYMFASITAHTTAMLPVMLTVGSTIPGMPMEAFALMLALTLGIMGILTPYGTGPSPVYFGSGYLPAGDFWRLGAIFGIIYIVVFLAICVPLLL
- the ptsG gene encoding PTS glucose transporter subunit IIBC; this translates as MFKNAFGVVQKVGKSLMLPVAVLPVAGLLLGLGATDFHGYVPAIVLELMKNAGDVIFGNLPLIFAIGVALGFTENDGVSGIAATIGYLVMTATLGVIAKVEGVETSLIMGIPSIQTGVFGGILAGGLAAWMFNRYYKIALPAYLGFFAGKRFVPIVTAIGSIVLGAILSVIWPPIGGAIRAFSHWAAVSDPRTAATIYGFVERLLIPFGLHHIWNVPFFFEAGSFLDPTTGKVVHGDITRFFAGDPTAGIFAGAFFFKMFGLPAAAIAIWHCAKPEKKVAVGGMMVSAALTSFLTGITEPIEFAFLFVAPVLYFIHACLAASAQFVANTLNMHMGFTFSQGAIDFLMFNLIGNKATHAWYVFILGPIYAAIYYVVFRFVISRFDLKTPGREDDTVDAAPASTAEMGGRSRDLVLAFGGRSNITSLDACITRLRISVKDPSLVNDARLKALGAAGVLRVGNGVQAIFGPLSENMKTDMQEYLKKAGSDADLPVAGATAATASDAVSALAAAPAQDTAQQKARAEKIRTALGGAANIVKMEPLAATRLRVALGDASRLDGNALKAAGVPATQTLANGEVDLIVGLEAPNLAAAMQSAI